From a region of the Methylomonas rapida genome:
- a CDS encoding DUF4381 domain-containing protein produces MEPLPLRDIHLPESIDWWPPAPGWWLLPIVLVLLIAGLRYLYKRLTQKTALKSAQALLKSLRSNHADQLQTLTELSALLRRTAISIDQSGDVAGLHGQAWLEYLDRAMPDRPFSQGTGRCLADAHYRPGIGEELDLTALFALCERWLKQQDKKA; encoded by the coding sequence ATGGAACCCTTACCCTTAAGAGACATACATCTCCCAGAATCCATCGACTGGTGGCCGCCGGCACCCGGCTGGTGGCTTTTACCCATCGTACTGGTCCTGCTGATCGCGGGACTGCGTTACCTTTACAAACGCTTGACGCAAAAAACCGCGTTGAAAAGCGCGCAAGCACTGCTGAAAAGCCTACGCTCAAACCACGCCGACCAATTACAAACACTGACCGAACTGTCCGCCTTGTTGCGGCGCACGGCCATCAGCATCGACCAAAGCGGCGACGTAGCGGGTTTGCATGGTCAGGCCTGGCTGGAATATCTGGATCGCGCAATGCCGGACCGCCCGTTCAGCCAAGGCACGGGGCGCTGCCTGGCGGATGCGCATTATCGCCCCGGCATTGGCGAAGAGCTGGATCTGACCGCGTTGTTTGCGCTGTGCGAACGCTGGCTGAAGCAGCAGGACAAAAAAGCATGA
- a CDS encoding EAL domain-containing protein gives MSSLIFRLIAVSCLIFLGGWLGLKMAVPPGYASPIWPPAGLSLSALLLGGKRLWPAIWLGSFANNVLVGISIGGKLSLSIIISSGLIGLGSTAQAFVAVWLSRRFVHPAIPPLDNPRQVLTFFLLTGPLSCWIAPCIGTTSLFLLGLMPPAEWLKSWGNWWFGDTLGALLVTPLVFCLFARPSRLWHPRRLRVALPLLLALLALTTTFEFVFRAERARLQLVFDNQASAIERLLMEAAGNVADSTQTLSDLYQASDSIDRQEFSLFARGLLDRHPEIQALEWMPRVTAKDLQVFERKIRDEGYPDFAVRERAVNGVLRAVAQRDEYFPILYIEPMTGNELALGLDSIANPSSRLSKEYAYRSRKPSASEGIRLVQRDDHDMAVLVSQAVLIKSDDETAHDLAGFVSAVLLPARMMQNALQGFDNRLFGITLRDLGMAVEQGILFSQPLEMPTAHDYGIRSWRHDLAFCDRTWQLHIVAGKRFLLEYGSILPWMTLVGGLSFASLLSILLLTITGRTAQAEALVNVRNAELEAANAELESIASDLKASELKLRTLIQSQPECVKLVAHDGTLLEMNAAGLAMLDADSVEQVKDVSLARLVLPQYRQAFKDSIRRVFAGQSVSLEFEIQSLKGVHRWLDTQAVPLRNSDGEIVALLGLTRDISARKHMESALRENEQKLSNILNNVSACVYLKDKQGRYLYANRAVHELWHANEAEILGFGDESFFDAESVARIREHDNRVLINGETLKIEETNLLQKTGKPATYWSTKLPLYNEQGEIYALVGISTDISDRKKVEDDLKLAARVFGEAHEGILITDADANIIDVNPTFCEITGYAREDVLGKNPRILQSGRHSVDFYRDMWHTLISQRHWRGEVWNRKKNGELYAELLTMSALCNEQGQVINYIGLFSDITPFKQQQHMLELLAHYDPLTQLPNRTLFADRLLQAIAHSKRDKCLLAICFLDLDGFKPVNDQLGHDAGDKVLVEVSKRLRATLREEDTVSRHGGDEFALLMGDLHSIDECTQTLSRIHQAVIEPYAIDEHSVSIGVSSGITIYPLDDADPDTLLRHADHAMYQAKLSGKNRYHLFDASQDQLVIEHHRQLNDIAQAFADHQFCLYYQPKVNLKTGQVAGVEALIRWRHPQRGMLPPAEFLPAIASHELEIEIGNWVIEQAWQQLADWHRQGIPLEVSVNISAYHLLWSAFTEHLEATLARNPGIRSHYLQLEILESTALDDLSAVNRIVSACRDGLGVTTALDDFGTGYSSLAHLRHLPVNAVKIDKGFVRDMLDDPDDYAIVESVIGLSQAFRHEVIAEGVETPEQGVMLLLMDCHLAQGYAIAKPMPAAEIAEWTAHYQPYPDWQSYASQKLSAQQIHISIRRIDLKQWLQRVHLCLNSQQNGMAYWPIMLPGKSHFGRWLKQAQQQDLYNEQWLQKLGGLHGELLQKGNILMSQFWAGEAQAARAGFVELERIWQSLDDCLANYA, from the coding sequence ATGTCTTCGCTCATTTTCCGTCTCATTGCCGTTAGCTGCCTGATCTTTTTAGGCGGCTGGCTGGGCTTGAAAATGGCGGTTCCCCCCGGTTACGCCAGCCCCATATGGCCGCCAGCCGGTCTTTCGCTGTCCGCCTTGTTGTTGGGCGGCAAACGTTTGTGGCCGGCGATCTGGCTGGGATCCTTCGCCAATAACGTATTGGTCGGCATCAGTATCGGCGGAAAACTATCCCTCTCCATTATCATTTCATCCGGCCTGATTGGATTGGGCAGCACCGCACAGGCTTTTGTCGCCGTCTGGCTCAGTCGAAGATTCGTTCATCCAGCCATTCCGCCACTGGACAACCCCAGACAGGTCCTGACATTTTTCCTGCTGACGGGTCCCTTGTCCTGCTGGATCGCCCCCTGTATCGGCACGACGAGTTTGTTCCTGCTGGGACTGATGCCGCCTGCCGAATGGCTGAAGTCGTGGGGAAACTGGTGGTTCGGCGACACGCTAGGCGCGCTATTGGTCACGCCTTTGGTCTTTTGCCTGTTCGCCAGGCCTAGCCGGCTCTGGCATCCACGGCGGTTGCGCGTGGCGCTACCGCTGCTGCTCGCTTTATTGGCACTGACAACGACTTTCGAGTTTGTATTCCGCGCCGAACGAGCCAGATTGCAGCTGGTGTTCGACAACCAGGCTTCGGCCATCGAGCGCTTGTTGATGGAAGCCGCCGGCAATGTGGCGGATAGCACGCAAACCCTCAGCGACTTGTATCAAGCCTCGGACAGCATCGATCGCCAGGAATTTTCGTTGTTTGCACGCGGCTTGCTCGACAGGCACCCGGAAATTCAAGCCTTGGAGTGGATGCCCAGGGTAACCGCAAAAGACTTGCAGGTTTTCGAACGCAAAATCCGGGATGAGGGCTATCCCGATTTTGCCGTCCGGGAACGCGCCGTGAACGGCGTGTTACGCGCGGTAGCGCAACGCGACGAATATTTTCCGATTCTGTACATCGAGCCGATGACCGGCAATGAACTGGCCTTAGGTTTGGATTCCATCGCCAATCCAAGCAGCCGGCTTTCGAAAGAATACGCTTACCGCAGCCGAAAACCCAGCGCCTCGGAAGGCATACGACTGGTTCAACGTGACGACCACGACATGGCGGTACTGGTTTCGCAAGCCGTATTGATCAAATCGGACGACGAAACGGCACACGATTTGGCGGGATTCGTATCGGCCGTATTGCTGCCCGCGCGCATGATGCAAAACGCCTTGCAAGGTTTCGACAACCGGCTGTTTGGCATAACGCTGCGCGATTTGGGCATGGCAGTAGAACAAGGCATATTATTTTCGCAACCGCTAGAAATGCCGACGGCTCATGATTACGGCATCCGGAGCTGGCGGCACGATCTTGCGTTTTGCGATCGCACCTGGCAACTCCATATCGTCGCCGGCAAGCGCTTTTTACTCGAATATGGCTCGATTCTGCCTTGGATGACGCTGGTCGGCGGTCTTAGCTTCGCCAGCTTGCTGTCCATCCTGCTGTTGACGATTACCGGCCGCACCGCCCAGGCCGAAGCCCTGGTGAATGTCCGCAATGCCGAACTCGAGGCCGCCAACGCCGAACTCGAAAGCATTGCCAGCGATTTAAAGGCCTCTGAATTGAAACTGCGCACCTTGATTCAGTCTCAGCCGGAATGCGTAAAACTGGTGGCGCACGACGGCACGCTGCTGGAGATGAATGCCGCGGGCCTGGCCATGCTGGACGCTGACTCCGTCGAACAAGTCAAAGACGTGTCCCTGGCTCGACTCGTCTTGCCGCAGTATCGCCAAGCCTTCAAGGACAGCATTCGCCGGGTCTTTGCCGGCCAATCGGTCTCGCTGGAATTTGAAATTCAGAGCCTGAAGGGCGTGCATCGCTGGCTCGACACGCAAGCCGTGCCGCTGCGCAACAGCGACGGCGAGATCGTCGCCCTGTTGGGCCTGACACGCGACATCAGCGCACGCAAGCACATGGAAAGCGCCTTGCGCGAAAACGAGCAAAAACTCAGCAACATCCTGAACAACGTTAGCGCCTGTGTCTATCTGAAAGACAAACAGGGACGTTATTTGTACGCAAACCGCGCCGTCCATGAGCTATGGCATGCCAACGAAGCCGAAATCCTGGGCTTTGGCGATGAAAGCTTCTTCGATGCGGAATCGGTCGCCAGGATTCGCGAACACGATAATCGTGTCCTGATAAACGGCGAAACCCTGAAAATCGAAGAAACCAACCTGTTGCAGAAAACCGGCAAGCCGGCAACCTACTGGTCGACCAAATTACCGCTGTATAACGAACAGGGCGAAATTTATGCGTTGGTCGGCATCTCCACCGACATCAGCGACCGTAAAAAGGTCGAGGACGATCTCAAACTGGCCGCGCGGGTATTCGGCGAAGCGCACGAAGGCATCCTGATTACCGATGCGGACGCCAACATCATCGACGTCAATCCGACCTTCTGCGAGATAACGGGCTACGCCCGCGAAGACGTGCTCGGCAAAAATCCTCGCATCCTGCAGTCGGGCAGGCACAGCGTGGATTTTTACCGCGACATGTGGCATACCCTGATCAGTCAGCGGCATTGGCGCGGCGAAGTCTGGAACCGGAAAAAGAATGGCGAACTGTATGCCGAATTGTTGACGATGTCGGCGCTGTGCAATGAACAAGGCCAAGTGATCAATTACATCGGCCTGTTCTCCGACATCACGCCGTTCAAGCAACAGCAACACATGCTGGAACTGTTGGCGCATTACGATCCCTTGACCCAGCTGCCCAACCGCACGCTGTTCGCCGACAGGCTGCTGCAAGCCATCGCCCACAGCAAGCGGGACAAATGCCTGTTAGCCATTTGTTTCCTGGATTTGGACGGTTTCAAACCGGTCAACGACCAGCTTGGACACGATGCGGGCGACAAGGTCTTGGTCGAAGTTTCCAAGCGCCTGCGCGCCACCTTACGCGAGGAGGACACCGTGTCTCGCCATGGCGGCGACGAGTTTGCGCTCCTGATGGGCGATTTGCATTCGATCGACGAATGCACGCAAACCTTGAGCCGTATCCATCAAGCCGTCATCGAACCCTATGCCATCGACGAACACAGTGTCAGCATCGGCGTCAGTAGCGGCATCACGATTTATCCGCTCGACGATGCCGATCCGGACACGCTGCTGCGCCATGCCGATCACGCCATGTATCAGGCCAAGCTGTCCGGCAAAAACCGTTATCACTTATTCGATGCCAGCCAGGATCAGTTGGTGATAGAACATCACCGCCAATTGAACGACATCGCCCAAGCCTTTGCCGACCATCAGTTTTGCCTGTATTACCAACCCAAGGTCAATCTGAAAACTGGCCAGGTAGCCGGTGTGGAAGCCTTGATTCGCTGGCGGCATCCACAGCGGGGCATGCTGCCGCCAGCCGAGTTTTTACCGGCCATCGCTTCCCACGAACTGGAGATCGAGATCGGCAACTGGGTCATCGAACAAGCTTGGCAACAACTGGCCGACTGGCACAGGCAAGGCATCCCTCTGGAAGTCAGCGTCAATATCTCCGCCTATCATTTGCTATGGTCGGCATTCACCGAGCATCTGGAAGCCACCTTGGCGCGGAATCCCGGGATCAGGTCGCATTACCTGCAACTGGAAATTCTGGAAAGTACCGCGCTGGACGATCTGTCGGCCGTCAATCGCATCGTCAGCGCCTGCCGGGACGGCCTGGGCGTTACCACGGCGCTGGATGATTTCGGTACCGGTTACTCGTCGCTGGCGCATTTGCGCCATTTGCCCGTCAACGCGGTCAAGATCGACAAAGGTTTCGTCCGCGACATGCTGGACGACCCGGACGATTACGCCATCGTCGAAAGCGTCATCGGCCTGAGCCAGGCCTTCCGCCACGAAGTCATCGCCGAAGGCGTCGAAACGCCTGAGCAAGGCGTGATGCTGTTATTGATGGATTGTCATTTGGCTCAGGGTTACGCTATCGCAAAACCCATGCCCGCCGCGGAGATAGCCGAGTGGACGGCCCATTATCAGCCTTACCCTGACTGGCAATCCTATGCCAGCCAAAAACTGTCGGCACAACAAATCCACATTTCGATTCGCCGGATCGATCTGAAGCAGTGGCTGCAGCGCGTCCATCTATGCCTGAACAGTCAACAAAACGGCATGGCGTACTGGCCCATCATGCTACCCGGCAAAAGCCATTTCGGCCGCTGGCTGAAACAAGCCCAACAGCAAGATCTGTATAATGAGCAGTGGTTACAGAAACTTGGCGGCCTGCATGGTGAACTATTGCAAAAAGGCAATATACTGATGAGTCAATTTTGGGCTGGCGAAGCGCAAGCCGCCCGGGCCGGCTTTGTCGAATTGGAAAGGATTTGGCAAAGCCTGGATGATTGCCTGGCAAACTACGCTTGA
- a CDS encoding efflux RND transporter periplasmic adaptor subunit yields the protein MKISRIVFFALCLTALACSPEKPVENKPETYQVINPLVKDTSYTSEYVAEIQSVRYVEVRSKIKGFIEKNYVDEGQAVQKGQLLFSLSFSEFEKELQKAEADYKASLADLKAAEVELNNVKHLVEKNIVSKPELDVLQAKANALKAKVEEAVAHKEQVALHLSFAQIKAPYDGIINRIPHKMGSLIEEGDMLTSISDNREIFAYFHLSEIDYLNYIGNEEKETKTVVLKLANNDLYPHKGKIETIESEFDRETGNIAFRARFPNPEAILKHGANGKIVINKILKNALIIPQKSTFEIQDQLYVFVVDKDNMLRQRKIVPKMRFTDFYAVESGLTKNDRIVFEGVENAKDGAKIEPVPIDLAAAVPAEPQH from the coding sequence ATGAAAATTAGCCGAATTGTATTTTTTGCCTTGTGTTTGACCGCACTGGCATGTTCACCGGAAAAACCCGTCGAAAACAAACCCGAAACCTATCAGGTCATCAATCCTCTGGTAAAGGACACCAGCTACACCAGCGAGTATGTCGCCGAAATCCAGTCGGTCCGCTATGTCGAGGTCAGGAGCAAAATCAAGGGCTTCATCGAAAAAAACTATGTTGACGAAGGCCAGGCCGTCCAAAAAGGCCAGTTGTTGTTTTCCTTGAGCTTTTCCGAATTCGAAAAGGAATTGCAAAAAGCCGAGGCCGATTACAAAGCGTCACTGGCCGATCTGAAAGCCGCCGAAGTCGAGTTGAATAACGTGAAACACCTGGTGGAGAAAAACATCGTTTCCAAACCGGAACTGGATGTATTGCAGGCCAAGGCCAATGCCTTGAAAGCCAAGGTTGAGGAAGCAGTCGCGCACAAGGAACAGGTGGCCTTGCATCTGTCTTTCGCGCAGATCAAGGCGCCCTACGACGGCATCATCAACCGTATTCCGCACAAAATGGGCAGTCTGATCGAGGAAGGCGACATGCTGACCTCCATTTCGGACAATCGCGAGATATTCGCCTATTTCCATTTATCTGAAATCGATTACCTGAATTACATCGGCAACGAGGAAAAGGAAACAAAAACCGTTGTGCTGAAACTGGCCAACAACGACCTTTATCCGCATAAAGGCAAAATAGAAACCATCGAAAGCGAATTTGACCGGGAAACCGGCAATATCGCGTTCCGTGCCAGATTCCCGAATCCCGAGGCCATTTTGAAACACGGCGCCAACGGCAAGATCGTCATCAACAAAATACTGAAAAACGCGCTGATCATTCCGCAAAAATCGACCTTCGAAATTCAGGACCAGCTTTATGTCTTCGTGGTCGATAAGGACAACATGCTCCGCCAACGCAAAATCGTGCCGAAAATGCGCTTTACCGATTTTTACGCGGTCGAATCCGGCTTGACGAAAAACGACAGAATCGTCTTCGAAGGCGTCGAAAATGCGAAAGACGGCGCCAAAATCGAGCCCGTCCCCATCGACTTGGCCGCAGCCGTGCCTGCTGAGCCTCAGCATTAG
- a CDS encoding VWA domain-containing protein, giving the protein MLADFHFLRPWWLLALLPAAILLYLLRKNKFQRGDWTRVCDAELLPYILLEQPPQTRPGGGLLAVLATLSCILALAGPTWERLPGPAFRNDSALVVALDLSESMNATDIKPSRISRARYKIADILKQRKDGQTALLVYSGDAFTVTPLTTDTATINSQLEALTTDIMPSSGSNTRIALEKAVDLLRQAGLAQGHILLVTDGADANSVTQAERMLGDYKLSVLGTGTPEGAPIPQPGGGFLKDAAGNIVVAKLDLDQLSQLAAAGHGLFQTVTADDDDIERLGALFNDAVNRENSAQTDLLLQQWDEKGPWLLLLVLPWAALRFRKGLLQFALLCLLSWAMPQDALALDWQSLWQTADQRAQQAFAEQHYDQAAEQFNNPEWRAAAQYKAGQYQQAAETLKDTQTADGHYNRGNALAKAGQLQEALQAYQQALKLDPQHADAKFNKELVDKQLQQQKQPQKQDQSSQDQQQKSQNQQPDSTDSQQSQDRQSSSGDQPQDQGPEKAQENAQSDAKQTNPQPNEDKRQQPEQQSDKPDDARRSSNNPKPEQSRQKEPPTPNNAEQEEAQRANDNALKRIPDEPTGLLKRKFKYQYGQRSPPPHDGPAW; this is encoded by the coding sequence ATGCTGGCCGATTTTCACTTTCTAAGACCCTGGTGGCTGCTGGCCCTGCTGCCGGCCGCTATCCTGCTGTATTTACTCCGCAAAAATAAATTTCAGCGCGGCGATTGGACCCGCGTCTGCGACGCGGAATTGTTACCGTATATTTTACTGGAACAACCGCCGCAAACCCGCCCCGGCGGCGGGTTGCTCGCGGTGCTGGCTACCTTGTCATGCATTCTGGCATTGGCGGGCCCGACCTGGGAACGCCTGCCCGGCCCCGCATTTCGCAACGATTCCGCCCTGGTCGTCGCACTGGATTTGTCGGAATCGATGAATGCCACCGACATCAAGCCCAGCCGCATCAGCCGCGCCCGCTACAAGATCGCCGACATTCTGAAGCAGCGCAAGGACGGCCAGACCGCCTTGCTGGTGTATAGCGGCGACGCCTTTACCGTGACGCCGCTGACCACCGATACCGCCACCATCAACAGCCAGCTGGAAGCCCTGACCACCGACATCATGCCCAGCTCCGGCAGCAACACCCGGATTGCGCTGGAAAAGGCCGTGGATTTATTGCGGCAAGCCGGCCTGGCGCAGGGCCATATTTTGCTGGTGACCGACGGCGCCGATGCGAATAGCGTAACGCAGGCCGAGCGCATGCTGGGTGATTACAAATTATCCGTGCTGGGCACGGGCACGCCGGAAGGCGCGCCGATTCCCCAACCGGGCGGCGGTTTCCTGAAAGACGCTGCCGGCAACATCGTCGTGGCCAAACTCGACCTCGATCAACTGAGCCAGTTGGCAGCGGCTGGCCACGGGCTCTTTCAAACCGTGACCGCGGACGATGACGACATCGAACGCCTGGGTGCTTTGTTCAATGACGCCGTAAACCGCGAAAACAGCGCGCAAACTGATTTGTTGCTGCAACAATGGGATGAAAAAGGCCCCTGGCTGCTGTTGCTGGTACTGCCATGGGCCGCGCTACGCTTTCGCAAAGGCCTGTTGCAGTTTGCCTTGTTGTGCCTATTGTCATGGGCCATGCCGCAAGACGCCTTGGCGCTGGATTGGCAAAGCCTGTGGCAAACAGCCGATCAACGCGCGCAGCAGGCTTTTGCTGAACAACATTACGACCAGGCCGCCGAACAATTCAACAATCCCGAATGGCGCGCCGCCGCTCAATACAAGGCCGGCCAGTACCAACAAGCCGCCGAAACCCTGAAAGACACCCAGACCGCCGACGGCCATTACAACCGTGGCAACGCCCTGGCCAAAGCCGGACAGCTGCAAGAAGCCCTGCAAGCCTATCAACAAGCGCTGAAACTCGATCCCCAGCATGCCGATGCAAAGTTCAACAAAGAACTGGTGGATAAACAGTTACAGCAGCAAAAGCAACCACAAAAACAGGATCAGTCATCTCAAGACCAGCAACAAAAATCGCAGAATCAACAACCTGATTCAACAGATAGTCAGCAATCGCAGGATCGGCAGTCGAGTTCAGGCGATCAACCGCAAGACCAAGGACCGGAGAAAGCACAGGAAAACGCCCAATCCGACGCCAAACAAACAAACCCTCAGCCAAACGAGGACAAACGGCAGCAACCGGAACAACAAAGCGATAAACCCGACGATGCCCGCCGTTCGTCGAATAACCCTAAACCCGAACAAAGCCGGCAAAAAGAGCCGCCAACGCCCAATAATGCCGAGCAGGAAGAGGCCCAGCGCGCCAACGATAACGCATTGAAGCGCATTCCGGACGAACCGACCGGCTTGCTGAAGCGCAAATTCAAATATCAATACGGCCAACGCAGCCCGCCCCCCCACGACGGCCCAGCTTGGTAA
- a CDS encoding vWA domain-containing protein: protein MIVFEWPWLAFLMPLPLLLRWLLPAKPQVEQAALIVPFLDDLPGNAPMQASTGKRWPLRIAALAWIFLLIACTRPQWLGEPLELAVSGRDLMLAVDVSGSMEEKDFVIDDKRYDRLTATKFVVSDFVLRRVGDRIGLILFGTRAYLHVPLTFDRRTVQTLLNEAFIGITEDEPQTSIGDAIGLAVKRLQAEKSDSKVLILLTDGANTAGELTPLKAAEIAAEQHLKIYTIGIGADEMLVRSLFGTRRVNPSVDLDEKTLQAIADTTGGRYFRARNTEELNQIYAILDELEPVEKDKQFFRPKAELYPWPLAMALILAAMLVGYRLRWF, encoded by the coding sequence ATGATCGTCTTTGAATGGCCCTGGCTGGCCTTTTTAATGCCCCTGCCGTTGCTGTTGCGCTGGCTGTTGCCCGCCAAACCACAAGTCGAGCAGGCCGCGCTGATCGTGCCGTTTTTGGATGATTTGCCCGGCAACGCCCCGATGCAGGCCAGCACGGGCAAGCGTTGGCCGCTGCGAATCGCGGCGCTGGCCTGGATTTTTTTGCTGATCGCCTGCACCCGGCCGCAATGGCTGGGCGAACCGCTGGAGTTGGCGGTCAGCGGCCGCGACTTGATGCTGGCCGTGGATGTATCCGGCAGCATGGAAGAAAAGGATTTCGTCATCGACGACAAGCGTTACGACAGGTTGACCGCCACCAAATTCGTGGTCAGCGATTTCGTTTTGCGCCGGGTCGGCGACCGTATCGGCCTGATTTTGTTCGGCACCCGTGCCTATCTGCACGTACCCTTGACCTTCGACCGCAGGACCGTGCAAACCCTGCTCAACGAGGCCTTTATCGGCATTACCGAGGACGAGCCGCAAACCTCGATCGGCGATGCGATTGGACTGGCCGTCAAACGCTTGCAAGCCGAAAAATCGGACAGCAAGGTGTTGATTTTATTGACAGACGGCGCCAATACCGCCGGCGAATTGACACCGTTGAAAGCCGCCGAGATCGCCGCCGAACAACATTTGAAAATCTACACCATCGGCATCGGCGCCGATGAAATGCTGGTGCGCAGCCTGTTCGGCACCCGCCGCGTCAACCCTTCCGTCGATCTGGACGAAAAAACCCTGCAAGCCATTGCCGATACGACCGGCGGCCGTTATTTCCGCGCCCGCAACACCGAGGAGCTGAATCAGATTTACGCCATTCTCGATGAATTGGAACCCGTGGAGAAGGACAAGCAGTTTTTCCGCCCCAAAGCCGAGCTCTATCCCTGGCCGCTGGCCATGGCTTTGATTTTGGCGGCCATGCTGGTAGGCTACCGATTGAGGTGGTTTTGA